One genomic window of Rhodothermaceae bacterium includes the following:
- a CDS encoding sugar phosphate isomerase/epimerase: protein MARPVTLFTGQWADLTLETLAEKAASWGYDGLELACWGDHFDVQRALHESDYCQGRHDLLARYGLKAYAISNHLVGQAVCDRVDERHKAIIPPHVWGDGNSAGVQKRAAKEMQDTARAAARLGVKVVNGFTGSSIWPLLYSFPPNDPAMIDAGFQDFADRWHPILDVFDEVGVRFGLEVHPTEIAFDIASSARALEAIGHREAFGFNYDPSHLGYQGVDYIVFIDRFADRIYHTHMKDVWWSNRLTSVGVFGGHTDFGAPGRFWDFRSIGRGSINFEEIIRALNRINYNGPLSIEWEDIGMDREVGASEACTFVKNVDFRPSGAAFDAAFAN, encoded by the coding sequence ATGGCACGTCCAGTTACTTTATTCACCGGTCAATGGGCCGATCTTACACTTGAAACACTTGCAGAAAAGGCCGCTTCCTGGGGCTATGACGGGCTGGAGTTAGCATGTTGGGGGGATCATTTTGATGTCCAGCGGGCACTCCATGAGAGTGATTATTGCCAAGGGCGACATGATCTTCTTGCACGGTATGGCTTGAAAGCCTATGCGATCAGCAACCACCTGGTTGGGCAGGCGGTATGTGATCGTGTTGATGAACGCCATAAAGCAATCATTCCGCCTCATGTATGGGGGGATGGGAATTCGGCAGGTGTCCAGAAACGCGCTGCAAAAGAAATGCAGGATACGGCTAGGGCTGCCGCAAGACTGGGTGTCAAGGTCGTGAATGGTTTCACCGGCAGCAGCATCTGGCCGCTTCTATACTCTTTTCCACCCAATGATCCTGCAATGATTGATGCCGGATTTCAGGATTTTGCAGATCGATGGCATCCAATTTTAGATGTATTTGATGAGGTCGGTGTTCGATTTGGTCTTGAAGTACATCCAACAGAGATTGCTTTTGATATCGCGAGTAGTGCGCGCGCATTGGAAGCAATCGGGCATCGGGAAGCATTTGGATTCAATTATGATCCGAGTCATCTCGGATATCAGGGTGTAGACTACATAGTCTTCATTGATCGCTTTGCAGATCGGATTTACCATACCCATATGAAAGATGTCTGGTGGTCAAACCGTCTGACTTCTGTGGGAGTATTTGGAGGTCATACAGATTTTGGTGCACCGGGACGTTTTTGGGATTTTCGTTCAATTGGTCGCGGATCGATCAATTTTGAAGAGATCATTCGTGCCTTGAATCGGATCAATTACAATGGACCGCTCTCCATTGAGTGGGAAGATATTGGAATGGATCGGGAAGTCGGTGCCTCAGAGGCCTGCACTTTTGTAAAGAACGTGGACTTTAGGCCATCGGGTGCGGCATTTGATGCAGCTTTTGCGAATTAA
- a CDS encoding formylglycine-generating enzyme family protein — translation MRIKTAAILWVCFGVGTAGAQSELGMITDTIPGTDVFFTMIGLQGGTFLMGTPEDEEGRDEDEGPQREVTVSPFYIGVHEVTYDEFLLFSSLDRDNSQGSAGIEFDPELIARPSPPYEDPAHGMGTNGYPAVGMTQWGALQYAHWLSSKTGVFYRLPTEAEWEYACRAGTSSAFSFGETADSLDVYAWHYGNSDETYQQVGQKGSNPWGIFDMHGNVAEWTLDEYSETFYEGLEGPSSEDPWNLPARLHPRTVRGGAYDDSPEALRCGARLRSNLDWKRRDPQIPRSMWWNTDSPFVGFRIVRPFVQPSAEEQQEFWANVLGG, via the coding sequence TTGCGAATTAAAACCGCTGCTATACTGTGGGTCTGTTTCGGGGTTGGGACCGCAGGAGCACAATCGGAGTTGGGAATGATAACGGACACGATTCCGGGAACTGATGTGTTTTTTACGATGATTGGGCTTCAGGGAGGGACGTTCTTGATGGGGACTCCTGAAGATGAAGAGGGACGGGATGAAGATGAGGGGCCACAGCGCGAAGTCACCGTATCCCCGTTTTATATTGGGGTTCATGAGGTGACCTACGACGAGTTTCTTCTCTTCTCAAGTCTGGATCGTGATAACTCACAAGGCTCGGCAGGAATTGAGTTTGATCCCGAGTTGATTGCACGTCCAAGCCCGCCCTATGAAGATCCGGCTCATGGTATGGGCACGAATGGGTATCCGGCCGTTGGTATGACGCAATGGGGTGCTCTCCAGTATGCGCACTGGCTTTCGAGCAAAACCGGCGTCTTCTACAGGTTACCGACCGAGGCCGAGTGGGAGTATGCCTGTCGTGCAGGAACCTCATCTGCGTTCAGCTTTGGGGAAACCGCAGACTCCCTTGATGTCTATGCATGGCACTATGGCAATAGTGACGAGACATACCAACAGGTTGGGCAGAAGGGATCGAACCCCTGGGGGATTTTTGATATGCACGGCAATGTAGCCGAATGGACACTGGATGAGTACAGCGAAACCTTCTATGAAGGACTGGAAGGACCGTCGTCTGAAGACCCATGGAATTTGCCCGCTCGACTCCATCCACGTACGGTCAGGGGAGGAGCATATGATGATTCTCCTGAAGCATTGCGCTGTGGTGCACGACTTCGATCCAATCTTGACTGGAAGCGCCGAGATCCTCAAATCCCGCGGTCTATGTGGTGGAATACAGACTCACCATTTGTTGGATTCCGGATTGTTCGACCATTTGTCCAGCCGTCAGCGGAGGAGCAGCAGGAATTTTGGGCGAATGTGCTGGGCGGGTAA
- a CDS encoding Gfo/Idh/MocA family oxidoreductase has protein sequence MKEPSNPFNRRDFVKSGVAAVVGGALASQFPVKANAFYGIDDTIRVGLIGCGGRGTGAALQALKAASNTKLVAMADAFSDRIEESHKNMMEPEEADESTLDAISRIDVPVEKRFDGFDGYKEVIAASDVVILTAPPGFRPIHFEAAVEAGKQIFMEKPVATDAPGVRRVLASAEKAKQKQLNVVVGLQRHYQTEYREWVKRIHEGAIGDIVLGRVYWNGGGVWVRSRAEYEEKAGRPLTEMEYQMRNWYYFNWLCGDHIVEQHIHNIDVGNWVKRGHPVKAQGQGGRQVRTGLDHGEIYDHHFVEFEYDDGSRVMSQCRHIPDCMNRVSEGFHGTLGTAPAPGQLYDASGQTIYKHNSKDDPNPYQVEHDELFAAINEGKFKFADAENGAIATMSAILGRMATYSGKVITWDEAMASKLDLMPKKFAWDADPPVLPDEKGHYEIPTPGVTAAL, from the coding sequence ATGAAAGAACCCTCGAATCCCTTCAATCGTCGAGATTTTGTCAAAAGCGGAGTAGCTGCCGTTGTAGGCGGTGCACTTGCGAGTCAGTTCCCAGTGAAAGCGAATGCCTTCTATGGTATAGATGATACGATCCGGGTTGGGCTGATCGGTTGCGGAGGAAGAGGCACCGGCGCGGCGCTTCAGGCGCTGAAAGCCGCCTCGAACACAAAACTGGTAGCCATGGCTGATGCATTCAGTGATCGCATTGAGGAGAGTCACAAAAATATGATGGAGCCGGAAGAGGCGGATGAATCGACACTGGACGCTATAAGTCGGATTGATGTACCGGTCGAGAAACGCTTTGATGGCTTCGACGGATATAAGGAGGTAATCGCCGCTTCCGATGTCGTCATTCTGACAGCACCCCCAGGCTTTCGACCCATTCATTTTGAGGCTGCCGTTGAGGCGGGAAAACAGATCTTCATGGAGAAGCCGGTCGCGACGGATGCTCCAGGTGTGCGTCGGGTACTAGCCTCGGCCGAAAAGGCAAAACAAAAGCAGTTAAATGTTGTCGTTGGTCTACAACGCCACTATCAGACCGAGTACCGTGAGTGGGTCAAACGAATCCATGAGGGTGCAATCGGAGACATTGTTCTTGGCCGTGTTTATTGGAACGGTGGTGGCGTCTGGGTTCGCTCTCGGGCTGAGTATGAGGAGAAAGCTGGTCGTCCTTTGACAGAGATGGAATATCAGATGCGTAACTGGTATTACTTCAATTGGCTTTGTGGGGATCACATCGTAGAGCAGCACATTCATAATATTGACGTTGGAAACTGGGTGAAGCGGGGGCATCCTGTCAAAGCCCAGGGGCAGGGGGGCCGCCAAGTTCGTACGGGCCTGGATCATGGCGAAATTTATGATCACCACTTCGTCGAGTTTGAATATGATGACGGGAGCCGTGTTATGAGTCAGTGCAGGCATATACCAGATTGCATGAACAGGGTATCTGAAGGATTTCATGGCACGTTGGGGACTGCTCCGGCACCGGGTCAACTTTATGATGCCTCAGGACAGACGATCTACAAGCATAACAGCAAAGACGATCCGAATCCCTATCAGGTAGAACATGACGAATTGTTTGCCGCGATTAATGAAGGAAAATTCAAGTTTGCTGATGCGGAAAATGGCGCGATTGCCACGATGAGTGCGATTCTTGGCCGGATGGCGACCTATTCCGGTAAGGTAATTACTTGGGATGAAGCAATGGCCAGTAAATTGGATTTAATGCCGAAGAAGTTTGCATGGGATGCGGATCCTCCCGTTTTGCCAGACGAAAAAGGTCACTACGAAATTCCGACTCCCGGTGTAACTGCGGCACTTTAG